Proteins co-encoded in one Maylandia zebra isolate NMK-2024a linkage group LG16, Mzebra_GT3a, whole genome shotgun sequence genomic window:
- the LOC101478789 gene encoding toll-like receptor 8 has product MQKSSLKSNENSEVSMSPFVKLTPKDSIYEVLHRNTKQECANSGRVLILSSNNLFFISPKQFVGYGNISCLNLSGNGFSQALNGTEFKMLPNLTYLDLSFNRVDLAYNNAFKELKKLQVLDLSYNSHYFEAFGVTLNLNFTQNLPVLRVLNMSHNEISTLTTKEMYSKSLAELIFAQNHLGKLWKDRDSTYKKLFTNLSNLTILDISFNGIAKIPDDVYEYLPHNLTTLRISHNSLSDVNWDKLPFHQLQILDLSYNSLSTLTTINSNITQTLTFLDLSHNHIFHADNCFLKSLKSLTTLSLSNNKLTIVNETTFKSGPANLTLFLQGNPFECTCDLLDFVLWIEQSDVKIPRLTTQVTCNTPVNLKGQGLIHFSIHQCINPSQAKQIYTLTTSIIILFMVVSTVAHLFYWDASYVLHYMKAKLKGYRSLNSPDTIYDVFVTYDTKDPQVSEWVMSNLRVQLEEEGDKIHPLCLEERDWPPGVPLVDNLTQSIQYSRKTLFVLTKGYVKTGAFKLAMYLAHQRLLDENVDVIVLLMLEPVLQHSHFLRLRKRLCESSVVEWPRTAAAEPWFWQNLRTVIRVDNQVMYNKTYSKYFTTK; this is encoded by the coding sequence atgcagaaatctagcttgAAATCTAATGAGAATTCAGAAGTTTCTATGTCACCATTCGTAAAACTCACTCCAAAAGACTCAATTTATGAAGTACTACACAGGAATACAAAGCAAGAATGCGCCAATTCTGGACGAGTGCTCATCCTCAGCTCAAATAATCTGTTCTTCATTTCTCCAAAGCAGTTTGTGGGCTATGGAAATATTTCATGTCTCAACCTCTCAGGAAATGGATTTTCACAGGCACTTAATGGCACAGAGTTCAAGATGTTGCCTAATCTGACATATCTGGACTTATCCTTCAATAGGGTTGATCTGGCCTATAACAACGCCTTCAAAGaactaaagaaattacaagtaCTAGACCTCAGTTACAATTCACACTACTTTGAAGCATTTGGGGTAACGCTTAATTTAAATTTTACACAAAATCTACCTGTGCTAAGAGTCCTTAATATGAGTCATAACGAGATTTCCACACTGACAACAAAAGAGATGTATAGCAAATCATTAGCAGAACTTATATTTGCACAAAATCATCTAGGGAAACTTTGGAAAGACAGGGATAGCACATACAAGAAACTTTTCACTAATCTCTCTAATTTGACAATTTTAGATATATCCTTTAATGGCATTGCAAAGATTCCAGATGATGTTTATGAATATTTGCCACATAACCTCACCACACTGCGCATAAGTCATAACTCACTCAGTGATGTTAATTGGGACAAACTGCCTTTCCATCAACTTCAAATTTTGGACCTAAGTTACAATTCTCTGTCTACTTTAACAACTATTAACTCAAACATCACACAAACTTTGACTTTCCTTGACCTGAGTCATAATCACATTTTCCATGCAGacaattgttttttaaagagtCTAAAAAGCCTCACGACTCTAAGCCTGAGTAACAACAAATTGACTATTGTCAATGAAACTACCTTCAAATCAGGACCTGCAAACCTGACTCTGTTCCTACAAGGAAATCCATTCGAGTGTACTTGTGATTTGTTAGACTTCGTTTTGTGGATTGAACAGAGTGATGTAAAGATCCCAAGACTGACCACTCAGGTGACATGTAACACACCAGTGAACTTAAAGGGACAAGGATTGATACATTTTAGCATTCATCAGTGTATAAATCCCAGTCAGGCAAAGCAGATCTACACTCTAACAACTTCTATCATTATTCTTTTCATGGTTGTTTCAACAGTTGCTCACTTATTTTACTGGGATGCTTCCTATGTTCTACACTATATGAAAGCTAAGCTGAAAGGGTACAGATCCTTGAACTCGCCAGATACTATTTATGATGTCTTTGTGACATATGATACAAAAGACCCACAGGTCTCTGAGTGGGTGATGAGCAATCTGCGGGTGCAACTGGAGGAAGAGGGAGACAAGATACATCCACTGTGTCTGGAAGAGAGGGACTGGCCCCCAGGAGTCCCACTGGTGGACAACCTCACCCAGAGCATCCAGTACAGTCGCAAGACTCTGTTTGTCTTAACAAAGGGCTACGTTAAGACCGGTGCTTTCAAGCTAGCAATGTATCTGGCCCACCAAAGACTGCTGGATGAAAATGTGGATGTGATAGTACTGCTAATGCTGGAGCCTGTCCTGCAGCATTCTCACTTTCTGCGCTTGAGGAAGCGACTGTGCGAGAGCAGTGTTGTAGAGTGGCCGCGTACAGCAGCCGCAGAGCCCTGGTTTTGGCAAAACCTGAGAACTGTCATAAGAGTCGACAATCAAGTGATGTACAACAAGACCTATTCAAAATACTTCACCACCAAGTGA